In Mytilus edulis chromosome 7, xbMytEdul2.2, whole genome shotgun sequence, a single genomic region encodes these proteins:
- the LOC139481697 gene encoding uncharacterized protein isoform X2 — MVSISLTVNTLLSVGIACLCFVTMETRPTDQDGDLSELIRSYYVDNYSDISNGLTDGNDLKNSQIKENIVPYISQVRPEVRRHRIKRLGIAGHENIDMILNHLKSSRQNRFRPALSVGGSFANLRNMMSKAGR, encoded by the exons ATGGTGTCCATCAGCCTGACCGTAAACACTTTGTTGAGCGTAGGAATAGCATGTCTATGCTTCGTAACCATGGAGACACGACCTACAGACCAAGATGGCGATTTAAGTGAACTGATACGATCGTACTATGTAGACAATTATTCTGATATTTCAAATGGTCTCACAGATGGAAATGATCTTAAAAATTCTCAAATTAAAG agaaTATAGTACCGTATATATCACAGGTCCGCCCAGAAGTCCGAAGACACAGAATAAAACGACTAG gaATTGCTGGCCACGAAAACATTGATATGATCTTAAATCACCTGAAATCAAGTCGACAAAACAGATTTAGACCAGCACTATCCGTCGGCGGTTCCTTTGCAAATTTGAGAAATATGATGTCGAAAGCTGGACGTTAG